In one Parageobacillus genomosp. 1 genomic region, the following are encoded:
- a CDS encoding NAD(P)/FAD-dependent oxidoreductase, whose amino-acid sequence MKEDQKVYDVTIIGGGPIGLFAAFYGGLRQMSVKIIESLPQLGGQLAALYPEKYIYDVAGFPKIRAQELVNQLKEQMEMFSPTVCLEQSVETLEKLADGTFKLTTNKEIHYSKTVIITAGNGAFQPRRLELESAAKYEGKNLHYFISDLHQFQGKRVLVCGGGDSAVDWSLMLEPIAESVTIVHRRDKFRAHEHSVELLMKSKVNVKTPFVPVELIGDEDGIRQVVLEHVKDGTKETVEVDAVIVNYGFISSLGPIKNWGLEIEKNSIKVNSKMETNIPGVYAAGDICTYEGKIKLIACGFGEAPIAISSAKTYIDPTARMQPAHSTSLF is encoded by the coding sequence ATGAAAGAGGACCAAAAAGTATATGATGTCACTATTATAGGTGGCGGACCGATCGGATTGTTTGCGGCTTTTTACGGCGGATTGCGGCAAATGAGTGTCAAAATTATCGAAAGCTTGCCACAATTAGGCGGGCAGTTGGCTGCCCTTTATCCTGAAAAATACATATATGATGTCGCCGGATTTCCAAAAATTCGCGCTCAGGAACTAGTCAATCAGTTAAAAGAGCAAATGGAAATGTTCTCACCGACCGTCTGCCTTGAACAGTCGGTAGAAACGTTAGAGAAATTGGCAGACGGCACTTTTAAATTAACGACAAATAAAGAAATACATTATTCGAAAACCGTTATTATTACAGCGGGAAACGGTGCGTTTCAGCCTCGGCGCCTCGAGCTAGAAAGCGCTGCAAAATATGAGGGAAAAAATTTGCATTACTTTATTAGCGACTTACATCAATTTCAAGGAAAACGCGTGCTCGTCTGCGGCGGTGGAGATTCGGCGGTTGACTGGTCGTTGATGCTTGAGCCGATCGCGGAAAGCGTTACCATTGTCCATCGCCGCGATAAATTCCGCGCTCATGAACATAGTGTGGAATTATTAATGAAGTCAAAGGTGAATGTCAAAACTCCATTCGTCCCTGTAGAATTAATCGGTGATGAAGACGGCATTCGTCAAGTCGTATTGGAGCATGTAAAAGACGGCACAAAGGAAACGGTCGAGGTAGATGCAGTCATTGTCAACTATGGTTTTATCTCTTCGCTTGGACCGATTAAAAATTGGGGACTCGAAATTGAGAAAAACTCGATCAAAGTCAATTCAAAAATGGAAACGAATATTCCTGGTGTTTACGCAGCTGGCGACATTTGCACATATGAAGGCAAAATCAAACTGATCGCCTGCGGCTTCGGCGAAGCACCGATTGCAATCAGCAGCGCAAAAACGTATATCGATCCAACGGCAAGAATGCAGCCGGCCCATTCCACTTCGTTGTTCTAG
- a CDS encoding CAP domain-containing protein, which translates to MIKKVTGFFVTSALVMGLAACNAMDTERNDNHDNQNMNISASYTLIPSNKYPHTRSILVQEAKYKFVEVDPKQTAELHARIQQQLNQLRRQYTPSPNQTPTQQQQTQPEQQTPTQQQQAQTSAGISQYAQQVIELTNRERARAGLPALKVDAQLSAVAQKKSQDMQQNHYFSHTSPTYGSPFDMMRDFGVTYKTAGENIAKGQRTPQEVVTAWMNSPGHRANILNRQFTHIGVGFEQSENIWTQMFVGK; encoded by the coding sequence TTGATAAAGAAAGTGACTGGCTTTTTCGTAACTTCTGCCCTAGTAATGGGACTTGCAGCGTGTAACGCAATGGATACAGAGCGTAATGACAATCATGATAACCAAAACATGAATATTTCAGCTTCGTACACGTTAATACCAAGTAACAAATATCCTCATACAAGATCGATATTGGTCCAAGAAGCAAAGTACAAATTTGTTGAGGTGGACCCTAAACAAACAGCTGAGTTACATGCAAGGATTCAGCAACAATTGAATCAGCTGAGAAGACAATATACACCATCACCAAATCAAACGCCAACACAACAGCAACAAACTCAACCTGAACAACAGACACCAACTCAGCAACAGCAAGCTCAAACTTCTGCAGGAATCAGTCAATATGCTCAACAAGTAATTGAATTAACGAACAGAGAAAGAGCTCGAGCAGGTCTTCCTGCTTTAAAAGTGGATGCTCAGCTAAGTGCTGTGGCTCAGAAGAAATCACAGGATATGCAACAAAACCATTATTTCTCACATACAAGTCCGACTTATGGTTCTCCGTTTGACATGATGAGGGATTTTGGTGTTACTTACAAAACAGCGGGTGAAAACATTGCTAAAGGCCAACGTACTCCACAAGAGGTTGTTACAGCTTGGATGAACAGCCCTGGTCACAGAGCAAATATTTTGAATAGACAGTTTACTCACATTGGAGTAGGTTTTGAGCAATCTGAAAATATCTGGACGCAAATGTTTGTGGGTAAATAA
- the erpA gene encoding iron-sulfur cluster insertion protein ErpA yields the protein MSDIITLTEAAAFQIKDMMKEQEEEGAYLRVGVKGGGCSGLSYGMGFDHERHEDDYEFEQHGIKILVDKESALILQGTVIDYKQSLLGGGFTINNPNAIATCGCGSSFRTATNAGTPEQC from the coding sequence ATGTCGGATATTATTACATTGACAGAAGCAGCGGCGTTTCAAATTAAAGATATGATGAAAGAGCAGGAAGAAGAAGGTGCATACCTTCGCGTTGGCGTCAAAGGTGGGGGCTGCAGCGGGCTATCGTACGGAATGGGATTTGACCACGAACGTCACGAAGATGATTATGAATTCGAGCAACATGGCATTAAAATTCTCGTCGATAAAGAAAGCGCCCTGATTTTGCAAGGAACGGTCATCGACTATAAACAATCGTTGCTCGGCGGCGGCTTTACGATTAACAATCCCAATGCCATCGCTACCTGCGGTTGCGGCTCATCGTTCAGAACAGCGACCAATGCGGGTACGCCGGAACAGTGCTAA
- the dapF gene encoding diaminopimelate epimerase, with amino-acid sequence MNQFSFTKMHGLGNSYIYVNMFEETIPESLLSSLAMKVSNVNTGIGADGMILICPSDIAPVKMRIFNSDGSEGKNCGNGLRCVAKYVYEHGIVQKPSFFIETLSGLVKADVTVENGAVTSVTVDMGKPRLKRSQIPMAGPEAERVVAEPFEVGGQRYEITAVSMGNPHVIFYVDDITKAPVTTLGPIVEKDKRFPEGVNVEFVEVINDHELHFRVWERGSGVTQACGTGACAAVVASVLNGKTARDKETLVHLAGGDLIITWTEEGNVRMTGPAETICTGVYYY; translated from the coding sequence ATGAATCAATTTTCGTTTACGAAAATGCATGGACTGGGCAATAGTTATATATATGTCAATATGTTTGAAGAGACGATCCCAGAATCACTATTGTCATCGCTGGCGATGAAAGTATCAAACGTAAATACGGGAATCGGGGCGGACGGAATGATTCTTATTTGCCCATCGGATATCGCTCCCGTAAAGATGCGGATTTTCAACAGCGACGGTTCGGAAGGAAAAAATTGCGGCAACGGCTTGCGCTGCGTTGCCAAATATGTTTATGAACATGGTATCGTTCAAAAACCATCCTTTTTTATTGAAACGTTATCCGGGCTCGTGAAGGCAGACGTAACGGTAGAAAATGGAGCGGTGACAAGCGTGACCGTGGATATGGGGAAGCCGCGTTTAAAGCGAAGCCAAATCCCGATGGCCGGTCCGGAGGCGGAACGAGTAGTGGCCGAACCGTTTGAAGTCGGTGGGCAACGGTATGAAATTACAGCTGTTTCGATGGGAAATCCACATGTCATTTTTTACGTGGATGATATTACGAAAGCGCCGGTAACGACGCTCGGTCCGATTGTCGAAAAGGATAAGCGCTTTCCGGAAGGGGTCAACGTGGAGTTTGTGGAAGTAATCAACGACCATGAGCTTCATTTCCGCGTATGGGAACGCGGCTCTGGTGTGACACAGGCGTGTGGTACAGGGGCTTGCGCTGCGGTTGTGGCCTCCGTTTTAAACGGAAAAACAGCCCGAGATAAAGAAACGCTCGTCCATTTGGCTGGGGGAGATTTAATCATTACGTGGACAGAGGAAGGAAACGTACGGATGACAGGACCGGCGGAAACGATTTGCACAGGTGTATATTATTATTAA
- a CDS encoding YuzB family protein: protein MIKPIIEFCISNLASGSQKALEILEKDPNLDIIEYSCLSYCTQCAEKLFALVNGEFVSGETPEQLVENIYRYLEENPMF from the coding sequence ATGATTAAGCCTATTATTGAATTTTGCATTAGCAATTTGGCAAGCGGGTCGCAAAAAGCGTTAGAAATATTAGAAAAAGATCCTAATTTGGATATTATCGAGTACAGCTGTCTCAGCTACTGCACCCAGTGTGCAGAAAAGCTTTTCGCTTTAGTAAATGGGGAGTTTGTCAGCGGAGAAACTCCTGAACAGTTAGTGGAAAACATTTACCGTTACTTAGAGGAAAACCCGATGTTTTAA
- a CDS encoding NAD(P)/FAD-dependent oxidoreductase: MRHLVLLGGGYGNMRILHRLLPNHLPEDVHITLVDRIPYHCLKTEYYALAAGTISDHHIRVPFPEHPRLTYCFGEVVHIDLDEQRVQLKDGSNVSYDDLVIGLGCEDKYHGVPGAETFTHSIQSIEKARAAYEALNNLPPGAVVGIVGAGLSGVELASELAESRPDLHIKLFDRGERILPMFPKRLSDYVESWFAEHDIEIVRCSNVTKVEEHTLYNHDQPVHCDVIVWTAGIQPNRVVRELPVEKDKQGRIILTKQHHIPEYENVYVVGDCASLPHSPSAQLAEAQAEQIVQVLQSRWNGEEPPSEFPPIKLKGILGSLGKKHGFGLVADRPITGRVPRLLKSGVLWMYKYHNGY; this comes from the coding sequence ATGAGACATCTTGTATTGCTTGGCGGAGGATATGGAAACATGCGGATTTTACACCGCCTCCTCCCGAATCATTTACCGGAAGATGTTCATATTACCCTCGTCGACCGTATTCCATATCATTGTTTAAAAACGGAGTATTATGCACTCGCAGCAGGCACGATCAGCGACCATCACATTCGCGTTCCATTTCCGGAGCATCCACGTCTTACCTACTGTTTCGGCGAAGTTGTACACATTGATCTCGACGAACAACGTGTACAATTGAAGGACGGAAGCAATGTTTCCTATGATGATTTAGTCATTGGATTAGGTTGTGAAGATAAGTACCACGGCGTTCCAGGAGCGGAAACGTTCACTCACAGCATTCAATCGATCGAGAAGGCGCGCGCAGCCTATGAAGCGTTAAATAATCTGCCGCCTGGCGCTGTCGTCGGCATTGTCGGCGCGGGATTAAGCGGCGTCGAATTAGCGAGCGAACTTGCAGAAAGCCGGCCGGATTTACACATTAAGCTGTTTGACCGCGGCGAACGCATTTTGCCAATGTTTCCGAAACGGCTCAGCGACTATGTGGAAAGCTGGTTTGCCGAACATGATATTGAAATCGTCCGCTGTTCAAACGTGACAAAAGTGGAAGAACATACGCTGTACAACCACGATCAACCTGTTCATTGCGATGTCATCGTTTGGACGGCCGGGATTCAACCAAATCGCGTGGTCCGCGAGCTTCCGGTGGAAAAAGATAAGCAAGGGCGCATTATTTTAACAAAACAGCATCATATTCCCGAATACGAAAACGTATACGTTGTTGGCGATTGCGCAAGCTTGCCGCATTCTCCGAGCGCGCAGCTTGCTGAAGCGCAGGCTGAGCAAATCGTTCAAGTATTGCAAAGTCGCTGGAACGGGGAAGAGCCACCAAGCGAGTTTCCACCGATTAAACTAAAAGGAATTCTCGGTTCGCTCGGCAAAAAACACGGATTCGGACTGGTTGCCGACCGCCCGATTACCGGCAGAGTACCTCGGCTGCTAAAATCGGGAGTATTGTGGATGTACAAATACCATAACGGTTATTAA
- a CDS encoding alpha/beta hydrolase translates to MIEQPISFESSGNILKGTLSMLNEKKIKYPAVLILSGSGPLNRDGNDAKGKLQLNLYKQLASFITSLGFITLRYDKRGIGESEGDYFSTGMWDLVYDAKSAVQFLKNHPLVDDQRIIVLGHSEGTTLAVALNTIEQIHGLILLAGAGERLQEALLRQRKLAYQALNNLKGFKGKLIRMLNIEQKNEKKAKALFNKILQTDKDVIKVQFQKINAKWFREHLQYDVLQDLEKVECPILAITGDKDIQADPEKLNRLPKLVKGDLEYYTIKNMDHVLKKQEDEVNILKIKKIYKENASKPLHDELCFCLQKWLNNHYITKVNHHHLLNKK, encoded by the coding sequence ATGATTGAACAACCTATTTCTTTTGAAAGCAGTGGCAACATATTAAAAGGGACGCTATCAATGTTAAATGAAAAAAAAATAAAATATCCTGCTGTTTTGATTCTTTCTGGATCAGGGCCGTTAAATCGAGATGGTAACGATGCAAAAGGAAAATTACAATTGAATTTGTATAAGCAGTTAGCATCCTTTATCACTTCATTAGGTTTTATTACTTTACGCTATGATAAAAGAGGGATTGGTGAGAGTGAGGGAGATTATTTTTCAACAGGAATGTGGGATCTCGTTTATGACGCAAAAAGCGCTGTTCAATTTTTAAAAAATCATCCATTAGTGGACGATCAGCGAATTATCGTATTAGGGCATAGTGAAGGGACCACGCTTGCGGTAGCATTAAACACAATCGAGCAAATACATGGACTTATTTTGCTAGCCGGCGCAGGAGAACGGTTACAAGAAGCTTTATTAAGACAAAGAAAGCTCGCTTATCAAGCATTAAACAATCTAAAAGGGTTTAAAGGAAAGCTTATTCGAATGTTAAATATTGAACAAAAAAATGAGAAAAAGGCAAAAGCACTTTTTAATAAAATATTGCAAACAGATAAAGATGTCATAAAAGTCCAATTTCAGAAAATCAATGCAAAATGGTTTAGAGAGCATTTACAGTATGATGTTCTTCAAGACCTCGAAAAAGTAGAATGCCCAATTTTAGCGATTACAGGGGATAAAGATATCCAAGCAGACCCAGAAAAATTAAATAGACTGCCGAAATTAGTGAAGGGAGATTTAGAGTATTATACAATTAAAAATATGGATCATGTACTAAAGAAACAAGAGGATGAAGTCAATATTTTAAAAATAAAAAAGATATATAAGGAAAACGCAAGTAAACCATTACATGATGAGTTGTGTTTTTGTTTACAAAAATGGTTAAATAACCATTACATTACAAAAGTGAATCATCACCACTTACTGAATAAAAAATGA
- a CDS encoding helix-turn-helix domain-containing protein, which translates to MKETKADLILHPIRIRIIQSLIGGKRLTVQEIMEFLPEVPQASLYRHIKKLEEAELIKIVEERKIRGTIEKVYALPNESSGLTNEDLQSLSREEHMNIFMRFIANILADYERYLSQKEIDLIKDGVGFRQVRFYASDEEFFQFAKTVNEEMKKLMNNKPSPQRKKRIFTSIIMPESEERVKH; encoded by the coding sequence ATGAAAGAAACAAAAGCAGATCTTATTTTACATCCAATTCGAATCCGGATCATTCAATCACTTATCGGCGGGAAACGTCTAACTGTGCAAGAGATAATGGAATTTCTACCAGAAGTTCCACAAGCCTCTTTATATCGCCATATAAAAAAACTAGAAGAAGCAGAATTGATTAAAATCGTCGAAGAAAGAAAAATACGGGGAACGATTGAAAAAGTTTATGCTTTGCCAAATGAGTCGAGTGGATTGACAAACGAAGATTTACAGTCATTGAGTCGTGAAGAGCATATGAACATATTTATGAGATTTATCGCAAATATTTTAGCTGATTATGAAAGATATTTAAGTCAAAAGGAAATTGATTTAATAAAAGATGGAGTGGGTTTTCGGCAAGTTCGATTTTATGCAAGTGATGAAGAGTTTTTCCAATTTGCTAAAACTGTTAATGAGGAGATGAAAAAATTGATGAATAACAAACCATCTCCACAACGAAAAAAGAGAATTTTCACTTCGATTATCATGCCAGAATCAGAAGAAAGAGTAAAGCATTGA
- a CDS encoding YuzD family protein: MTFKQVEICVYGADITCPSCVQLPSSKETYEWLEAAIKRKYPDQPFSITYVDIFNPPEEDEEKREFARKVIEEDLFYPVVVIEGVIVGEGNPKLKAIYAEMEKYGYR; encoded by the coding sequence ATGACGTTTAAGCAGGTAGAAATATGCGTATATGGTGCGGATATCACTTGCCCATCTTGCGTGCAGCTGCCTTCTTCGAAAGAAACATATGAGTGGCTGGAAGCAGCGATTAAACGGAAATACCCAGATCAACCGTTTTCTATTACCTATGTGGATATTTTCAACCCGCCGGAAGAGGATGAAGAGAAACGAGAATTTGCGCGCAAAGTCATCGAAGAAGATTTGTTTTACCCCGTTGTTGTTATTGAAGGCGTGATTGTCGGGGAAGGAAATCCAAAGCTAAAGGCCATTTATGCAGAAATGGAAAAGTACGGCTATCGCTAG
- a CDS encoding NifU family protein, whose translation MTDQEIKEQVQEVLDKLRPFLLRDGGDCELIDVEDGVVKLRLLGACGSCPSSTITLKAGIERALLEEVPGVVEVEQVF comes from the coding sequence ATGACCGATCAAGAAATCAAAGAACAAGTGCAAGAAGTTCTAGATAAACTGCGTCCGTTTCTACTTCGCGATGGCGGAGACTGCGAATTAATTGACGTCGAAGACGGCGTTGTCAAATTACGCCTCCTTGGCGCATGCGGAAGCTGCCCAAGCTCAACCATCACATTAAAAGCCGGAATCGAGCGCGCTCTTTTAGAAGAAGTACCAGGCGTCGTGGAAGTAGAGCAAGTATTTTAA
- the thrB gene encoding homoserine kinase, protein MKEDEMLKIIVPASTANLGPGFDSVGLAVSRYLTLEVKPAEEWKFIPCSPEVKGIPKGTENLIYQVAKQVADTYGCTLPSCSVDVYSNIPFTRGLGSSAAAVVAGIELADALADLALTRGQKMRLASCYEGHPDNVGASLYGGLIIGCHREQGTDIVHISDIQLDLVAVIPDYELETKKARNVLPQLLAREEAVEASAVSNVLIAALLTKNWELAGKMMAADLFHQPYRKELVPHLPLVQVLALEYGAFGVALSGAGPTVLAFTEPGKGEYVKEKLRPHFPNSAVELLTVEQKGSRVYKLALEK, encoded by the coding sequence ATGAAAGAAGATGAGATGTTAAAAATTATCGTGCCCGCGAGCACAGCAAACTTAGGACCCGGCTTTGATTCAGTCGGTCTTGCCGTCTCTCGCTATTTGACATTAGAAGTCAAACCGGCAGAGGAATGGAAGTTTATTCCCTGCTCTCCAGAAGTAAAGGGAATTCCAAAAGGAACGGAAAATTTAATTTACCAAGTGGCAAAGCAAGTGGCGGATACGTATGGATGTACGCTGCCAAGCTGTTCGGTTGATGTGTACAGCAATATTCCGTTTACGCGTGGTTTGGGCAGCAGTGCAGCAGCAGTTGTTGCCGGAATAGAACTAGCAGATGCGCTTGCTGATTTGGCGCTGACGCGCGGGCAAAAAATGCGGCTGGCCAGCTGCTACGAAGGTCATCCCGATAACGTCGGCGCCTCTTTATACGGAGGGCTTATCATCGGCTGTCACCGAGAGCAAGGGACCGATATCGTCCATATTTCCGATATCCAGTTGGATTTGGTCGCCGTCATTCCAGATTATGAATTAGAAACGAAAAAAGCGCGCAACGTATTGCCACAGCTGCTTGCGCGGGAAGAAGCGGTCGAGGCAAGCGCGGTCAGCAATGTGTTGATTGCTGCATTATTAACGAAAAACTGGGAGCTTGCCGGCAAAATGATGGCTGCCGATTTATTTCATCAGCCGTATCGGAAGGAATTAGTTCCGCATCTGCCGTTGGTACAGGTGTTGGCTTTGGAATACGGGGCGTTCGGTGTGGCGTTAAGCGGTGCGGGACCTACCGTTTTAGCCTTTACCGAACCTGGAAAAGGAGAGTATGTAAAAGAAAAGCTACGTCCTCATTTCCCGAATAGCGCCGTCGAATTATTAACGGTAGAACAAAAAGGAAGCCGGGTATACAAACTGGCGCTAGAAAAATAA
- the thrC gene encoding threonine synthase: protein MAWKGLLQAYREFLPVNENTPLLSLNEGNTPLIPLPRLSEELGIELYVKVEGANPTGSFKDRGMVMAVAKAKEAGSHTIICASTGNTSASAAAYAARAGLRCIVVIPNGKIAMGKLAQAVMYGAEIFAIDGNFDEALKMVRRLSDIAPITLVNSVNPYRIEGQKTAAFEICDQLGKAPDVLAIPVGNAGNITAYWKGFKEYHALKQTGLPQMRGFEAEGAAAIVRNQVIENPETVATAIRIGNPASWEKAVQAAAESQGKIDEVSDAEILAAYKLLARKEGIFAEPASCASIAGVIKQRKRNEIEKGSTVVAVLTGNGLKDPAIAMETAEIEPVVLPNDETIVLEHLQGVVHS from the coding sequence ATGGCATGGAAAGGATTGTTGCAGGCGTATCGGGAATTTTTGCCTGTCAATGAAAATACGCCGCTGCTTTCGTTAAATGAGGGAAACACGCCGCTTATCCCGCTTCCGCGTTTATCGGAAGAGCTAGGAATTGAGCTGTACGTCAAAGTCGAAGGAGCCAACCCGACGGGTTCGTTCAAGGATCGTGGAATGGTAATGGCGGTGGCAAAGGCGAAAGAAGCCGGCAGCCATACGATTATTTGCGCTTCGACAGGCAACACGTCCGCATCCGCTGCCGCCTACGCGGCAAGAGCAGGATTACGCTGCATTGTCGTCATCCCGAATGGTAAAATTGCGATGGGCAAGCTGGCACAGGCGGTTATGTATGGCGCCGAGATTTTTGCCATTGACGGCAACTTTGATGAAGCGCTGAAAATGGTGCGCCGTCTTAGCGATATTGCCCCGATAACCCTTGTCAATTCGGTTAACCCATACCGCATTGAAGGACAGAAAACGGCGGCGTTTGAAATTTGCGACCAGCTCGGCAAGGCGCCGGATGTGCTGGCGATTCCTGTCGGCAACGCCGGTAATATCACGGCGTATTGGAAAGGATTTAAAGAGTATCATGCGCTGAAGCAAACCGGGCTTCCGCAAATGCGCGGATTTGAAGCCGAAGGAGCGGCAGCGATCGTCCGCAATCAAGTCATTGAAAATCCGGAAACCGTGGCGACAGCGATCCGCATCGGCAATCCAGCCAGCTGGGAAAAAGCGGTTCAGGCGGCGGCAGAATCGCAAGGAAAAATCGATGAGGTGTCCGATGCAGAAATTTTAGCAGCGTATAAGCTGCTCGCAAGAAAAGAAGGCATTTTTGCGGAGCCCGCCTCCTGCGCATCGATTGCAGGAGTAATTAAACAACGAAAACGAAACGAAATTGAAAAAGGCAGCACCGTTGTTGCGGTGCTAACCGGAAATGGTTTAAAAGATCCGGCCATTGCGATGGAAACAGCGGAAATCGAGCCTGTTGTGCTCCCGAATGACGAAACGATCGTGCTCGAGCATCTCCAAGGAGTTGTCCATTCATGA
- a CDS encoding homoserine dehydrogenase yields the protein MEKPILVGLLGLGTVGSGVVKIIENHQERLMHQVGCPVQVKKILVRDIYKKRDVQVDPALLTTNIADVIDDPEIDVIIEVMGGIEETRQYLLRALRQGKHVVTANKDLMALYGSELLNVAAEHHCDLFYEASVAGGIPILRSLVDGLASDRITKLMGIVNGTTNYILTKMCKYGASYEDVLAEAQVLGYAEADPTADVEGLDAARKMAILARLGFSMNIDLEDVQVKGITSITEEDLNYGKRLGYTMKLIGIAHRDGNKVEVSVQPTLLPDSHPLASVNDEYNAVYVYGEAVGETMFYGPGAGSLPTATAVVSDLVAVMKNMRLGVNGCNAVAPQYEKQLKSPAEIFSKYFLRIHVKDQVGAFAKITTLFSERGVSFEKILQLPLKDNNLAEIVIVTHRASQQDYEEILQQLRDLEIVQEVKSSYRVEGEGK from the coding sequence ATGGAAAAGCCAATCTTGGTTGGATTATTAGGATTAGGTACTGTTGGAAGCGGGGTTGTAAAAATTATTGAGAATCATCAAGAACGGCTGATGCATCAAGTAGGATGTCCGGTGCAAGTCAAAAAAATCCTTGTCCGGGATATATATAAAAAGCGGGATGTTCAGGTCGACCCAGCGCTGTTGACCACGAACATCGCAGACGTCATTGATGATCCGGAGATTGACGTCATTATTGAAGTTATGGGCGGAATTGAAGAAACGCGGCAATATTTGCTGCGGGCGCTGCGGCAAGGAAAGCATGTAGTGACGGCAAATAAAGATTTAATGGCTCTGTATGGGTCAGAGTTATTAAACGTAGCGGCGGAACACCATTGCGATTTGTTCTATGAAGCAAGCGTTGCCGGGGGAATTCCGATTTTGCGCAGTCTTGTTGACGGGCTTGCCTCCGATCGCATTACGAAACTGATGGGGATTGTCAACGGAACAACGAACTATATTTTGACGAAAATGTGCAAATACGGAGCTTCTTATGAAGACGTGCTGGCAGAAGCGCAAGTGCTCGGATATGCAGAAGCAGATCCAACCGCGGATGTCGAAGGATTAGACGCGGCGCGGAAAATGGCGATTTTGGCGCGGCTTGGCTTTTCGATGAACATTGATTTAGAAGACGTGCAAGTGAAGGGAATTACCTCGATTACGGAAGAAGACCTTAATTACGGAAAGCGCCTCGGCTATACAATGAAATTAATTGGCATTGCCCATCGGGATGGAAACAAAGTAGAAGTCAGCGTCCAGCCGACCTTGCTTCCGGACTCTCATCCGCTTGCTTCGGTCAATGATGAATACAATGCCGTTTATGTATATGGCGAAGCGGTTGGTGAAACGATGTTCTACGGACCGGGAGCGGGTAGCTTGCCGACGGCGACGGCGGTTGTGTCTGACTTAGTAGCCGTCATGAAAAACATGCGCTTAGGGGTAAATGGATGTAATGCCGTTGCTCCGCAATACGAAAAACAATTAAAATCTCCAGCGGAAATTTTCTCGAAATATTTTTTGCGTATTCACGTTAAAGACCAAGTCGGCGCATTTGCCAAAATTACGACCCTATTTTCCGAACGCGGCGTAAGTTTTGAGAAAATTTTGCAATTACCGTTAAAGGACAACAATCTTGCGGAAATTGTTATTGTGACGCACCGCGCCTCGCAGCAAGATTATGAGGAAATTTTACAGCAATTGCGCGACTTGGAAATCGTCCAGGAAGTGAAAAGTTCGTATCGCGTTGAAGGAGAGGGAAAATAA